The following proteins are encoded in a genomic region of Oncorhynchus kisutch isolate 150728-3 linkage group LG18, Okis_V2, whole genome shotgun sequence:
- the LOC116354741 gene encoding gap junction alpha-3 protein-like, producing MPTYCPGYREEWVGQQAEGVEQSLLEEVYGELGREGLENLETGMSTYCPGYREEWVGQEAEGVEQSLLEEVYGELGEDPTQLSSQVLLIYILHVLLCSVMELTFLVGQYYLFGFKVPQLYRCETYPCPTRTDCFVSRATEKTIFLNFMFSITLGCFVLNITELGWDYIFRILCSTCSTCFRPERDPVGLYDHHNPLLLQLKHSLRGRLVLQTPTPMAQEKAGGHLLTHVPAITFETNSTVECTSKRTPGERDRVKVKLANMAKMGRTKKSWL from the coding sequence ATGCCCACCTACTGCCCTGGGTACAGGGAGGAGTGGGTTGGTCAGCAAGCGGAGGGGGTGGAGCAGAGCCTGCTGGAGGAGGTCTATGGGGAGTTGGGAAGGGAAGGGCTGGAGAACTTGGAGACTGGTATGTCCACCTACTGCCCTGGGTACAGGGAGGAGTGGGTTGGTCAGGAAGCGGAGGGGGTGGAGCAGAGCCTGCTGGAGGAGGTCTATGGGGAGTTGGGGGAGGACCCCACTCAGCTCTCCAGCCAGGTGCTGCTCATCTACATCCTGCACGTGCTGCTGTGCTCCGTCATGGAGCTCACCTTCCTGGTGGGGCAGTACTACCTGTTTGGCTTCAAGGTGCCCCAACTGTACCGCTGCGAGACCTACCCCTGCCCCACCCGCACAGACTGCTTTGTGTCACGTGCCACTGAGAAGACCATCTTTCTAAACTTCATGTTCAGCATTACCCTGGGCTGCTTTGTGCTCAACATCACAGAGCTGGGCTGGGACTACATCTTCCGCATACTGTGCTCCACTTGCTCCACCTGCTTCCGCCCTGAGAGGGACCCTGTGGGGCTGTACGACCACCACAACCCTCTGTTGCTGCAGCTCAAACATTCTCTGAGGGGCAGGCTGGTCCTGCAGACTCCCACTCCCATGGCCCAGGAGAAGGCTGGGGGCCACCTGCTCACTCATGTCCCAGCCATTACCTTTGAGACCAATTCTACTGTGGAGTGCACCTCCAAGAGGACTCCGGGAGAGAGGGACCGGGTTAAGGTTAAATTGGCAAACATGGCCAAGATGGGACGAACTAAGAAGTCTTGGCTGTGA